The genomic stretch ACCGATAAAGACCGGATCCGGAGCCCCCTTGCCCCATTTGAAGAAGCCCAGCACAAACATGCTTGCAAGGGGCAGGTAGGTAATAAAGATCAGACCGATAATCGATGGAGCCAGGCAGATCCAGGCCGCCCGCGACTCAGCCTTTAAAGTCTGGTTTGTAATTCCTGCTCTCCTACTCAGTAGACGCATGCATTTATCCTCGGTATCACACTAAACTCGAAGGGAAGCGCCCGGATCGCCCGAACGCTTCCCTGTTACGTCGGGCCTGTGCCCGATCACAAAAAACCGGGCCCGCCGCTTATCTTTTAGAAAATCAGCCGTCTCCCCTGAAGGCAGCGACCAGGCTCGTATATCCATCGTCAATGGCTTCTTCCGCCGTCTTTGCCCCGGTCCAGACATCTCCCAGCAAGGAGCCAAGGAGGGTGTTGAAATCGACGGTGTTGTTTACATAATACCATGCCGTCGATCTGGAATACTCCCGCGCATAGTCAACAACCGCGGGTTTATACTCCTCGTAGGGAGGAAAGTTCGGGTTATCTATCCATTTTCGTATGAGATCTTCATCGGTGTACCATTTTTCAAGAACCGGCATCCAGATACCCGCTTCTATCAGGGCCCAGCTGTTTTCTTCCCTGGAATACCATTTTACCCAGTCCATGGCCTCCCCGGGGTTCTCGGACTGGCTGAAGACTACGTTCGGGCCGCCGGTACAGATTGTGACCTTCTCCTTCATGTAGGGCAGAACGGCTACACCGTAATTGAGGCCCTCTTCCCGGGCGGAGGCAAGACAGGTACCCACGTTCCATGCGCCGTTTGTTGTCATGGCGCAGGTGCCGGCGATAAGGGAACGCTGCACACCGTCATCGGAAAGGCCCGCGGACAGGGGAGCCACCTTGTGAACCAGGTGCAGGTCCGCTATCTTCTGGATTGCCTCGACCGCGGCGGGCCTGTTTATACTTACCGAAGATCCGTCCTTACTGTAAAATCCGCTGCCGTTGCTGAGGCACCAGACCTCGAGCTGCCAGGTCAGATTCTCCACCATGCAGCCGTACTGCACGATATTCATGGGATCAAAAGCGGGAGATTTGGCGTTGTTGCCGTCGGCATCCAGGGTCAGGAGTTTTGCAGTATCCACAAATTCATCCCAGGTCCAGGCGTTTTCCGCGCTGACGGGGGGATACTCCACCCCCGCGGCATCGAACATGTCCTTGTTGTAGTACAGAACAAGAATTTCATTCGCCGCAGAATAGGCCACCGGTTTTCCCTCATACTTGAAGGTTATGCTCTCCAGGGGCTTGGAGTCACCCGATCCGTACATACCGGAAACATCTGCAAGCAGTCCGTTCTCCGCAAACTGCAGTACCCCTGCTTCGTTCATGATGCCGCAATCCGGCAGGGAACGGGCGGTGGCCAGGGTGTTGAGTTTGGTTACATAGGTGTCGTGGGGTATGGACATGATCTCGACTTCAATCCGGTCCTGGCCGGCGTTGAACGTGTCGGCAACGCCCTGAACCGCCTCTCCCTCGTCAGGGGTCCCCCAGTAGGAATAGGTAATCGGGACCTTCCCGTCAGCCTGTGCCGCATCCTGTGAGCCGCCTGCCAACGCCAGGGGGACCATGATCAGGCAGAACAGAAAAAGCGCAGATAGTCCTTTCTTCATCATCTTCTTGTACCTTCCTTTCAAAATATTTTACACAACAACCGAAGGGTTGCGTATTTTTGTTTTACAGCCTCTGTTTCTGCCAGACCAGCATTTCTCCCGGAGTCCTGTTGCACCACAGGCAATAGGGAACCGCCGTTATCGAGGTCTCTCCCAGGGTGAAGTTGGGGCTTCCGTACAAGGACCCCACCCCGCTTGAGAACCGGAAGCCCGGGTATTCGAGCTTCGGCAAGGCCCCCGGCAGACTGCTCAGGCTCTCCCCACGGCGGACCTCAATATCGGGAGCAAGCGCAAAGGAGGCCAGGTTATCGCCGTTATCCGCCTCTTCCAGACAATAGACAAAGGGGCCCAGCATAAGGGCGGTTTTTCCGGCATTCACCCGCACCCTGTCACTGGCGGCTACCCACCGGGGAGCGATATGCAGGTCCATCAGGATCTCACCGGGTGTCTCGAGATCAATGAGGGCATAGGAATTCCGGATTTCCGGCTCACAGACCTTCCCGTCCACCCGGAACGCGGGATTCTCGGCATAAGAGGGAACACGAATACGAAGATTGACCGGTCCATCGCTGCTTATCCGAACGGTCCCACGGTGCACAATGTCCGCCTCCATGCTGATCCGCACTGGCCGCTGTCCACCCTGATACTCTGCCCGGGAGGAGATAAACTGATGAATGCAGAGAGTCCCCTCATCCTCGGCATAGATGTACTGTCCCAGGGAGGCCAGGGTCCGGGCCACGTTGGTAGGACAGCAGGCCACGCTGAACCATTGCTGGCGTACAGGTTTTACATGGGCCATGGATGAGTAGGGCAAACAGATTTCCGGCCAGACCTCCAGGGGATTGACGTAAAAATAGCGGAGTCCGTCAGCACTGATCCCCGCCAGAACCGTGTTGTAGAGCGCCTTCTCCACTGCGTCGTAAAAGGAGGCATCGCTGCTAAGGGCGGCCATCCTCTGCCCAAACATCATCAGTCCCACGGAGGCACAGGTTTCGCAGTAGGCGCTGCCGTTGGGAAGATCATAATCCGTTGTAAAGCGCTCTAAAAAACCTGATGAGCCGATCCCGCCGGTAATGAACATCCTTTTTTCCGTAACACTTTTCCACAAAGCCAGGGACGCTTCCGCGAGCTCCGTATCATCGCACTCCCGGGCAAGGTCCGCCATGGCGGCGCACATGTATATGGCCCGAACCGCGTGACCTTCTATACTGCGCTGCTCTACCGGCGGCATATGGGCCTGGGCGTATTTAAGATCGAAATCATCGAGCTCCGGAAAAATACCCGTATTCTGGTTCTGATTCAGCTCCTGGATAAAATAGTTCGGTTCCCTTCCCCGCTGATGAATAAAGTATCTGGCAGTCTCAAGATACCGGGGATCCTGCGTAACACGATACAAACGGATAAGAGCCAGTTCGATCTCCTGATGGCCGGGATAGCCGTGAATCTGCTCCCTCCCCGGACCGAAGGTGTCCGAAATCAGGTCGGCGAAACGGATTGCTGCATTCAGAAGCTTTTTCGAACCCGTGGCGTTGAAATAAGCCACCGCAGCCCCGATCAGATAGCCCGCACAGTACAGTTCGTGACCTTCCCGCAGGTTGGACCAGCGCTTCCGGGGTTCAACAAGAGTGTAATATGTATTCAGGTACCCGTCGGGCTGCTGTGCCCGGATGATCAGGTCGATCGCCTCCTCTGCCAGGGGAACAAAAGCACTTCCCTTTCCGCTCTCTATACTGTAGGAGACCGCCTCAAGCCACTTGTATACATCGCTGTCCTGAAATACCGCACCGTAAAACTCTCCGTCCATCTCTCCGGCGACGATCCGGAAATTTGCAAGACAATGGGAGCGCTCGGTACCCTCAATGCGGTCGTTTAATATATTCCACTGATACGGCAGAACCTTTTCCGCAATCATATTGACGTAGTGTCCGAAAAGAGGATCGGTGATCTCAACTCTGTTATGACCCAGCGGCCGGTATCCTTTCTGCATCTGCCTCATACTCCTCAAGTTGATGTTAAACGTTTAACTTTCTAAACCAAAATATATCGTAAAACAGCCATCCTGCTCTCCGAATATTAAACGTTTACCCTCATATACTCATCATATACCTGCCAAATCCTTCTGTAAAGGAAATTTTTAAAATTCCAACGGTGATTTTAATCACTTTACGGCTTTTGATGTTAAACGTTTATATGATATAGTACAGTATGGCAACAATCAGAGAGATCGCCGACTGCGCGGAGGTTTCCATCGCCACCGTCTCCAAGGTTTTGAACGGTCTGCCCGGGGTGAGCCGTGAGACCCAGGATACAGTAATGGCGGCGGCAAAGCGGCTGAAATACAGACCTAATCTGAACGCCCGGAATCTGAAGATGGGCATGAGCCGCACCCTGGGTATCATTGCCGAGGATCTGACGGTATTTAACACCCCCGGTATAGTGGACGGTATCGGCGTCTGCTGCGATACCCGGAACTATCACTACATTCTGGGCAACCTGCGCTTCAACAAACGTTTCCATCACGATCCGGGCTACGGTAAAGAGAAAACCGAACTGGTTATGGACATGATGGACGAGATGCTCTCCAAACAGGTGGACGGCATTCTCTACATCGGATGCCACAGCCACATAGTCGCACCGGTATCCGAACAGAAGGAAACCCGCTTTGTCTGTGCCTACTGTTTCAGCGAAGATCCGAACATCCCCGCCGTCAACTACGATGACCGGGAGGCAGCACGGAAGGTCGCAGAACTACTGATCAGCAAAGGGCACCGGAAAATCGGAATCATCGCCGGTCCCAAGGACTCCTTCCACACCAACAATCGCCTTCTTGGTTTCCAGGAGGCCCTTTACGAGAAGAATATCCCCTACAATCCCCACCTGACCCGTTATGGTGACTGGGAACGGGACCAGGGCTTTGCCAACGCCCCCTCACTGCTGGCGGAAGGAGTCACCGCCATCTTTACCCAGAACGACCTTATGGCCATGGGAGTCATAGACTACTGCAACCAGAACGGGATAGAGGTGGGAAAGAACCTGGCCCTCATCGGCTTTGACGACCGGGAAATCGCTTCGGTCTGCCGACCGAGCCTTTCGTCAGTCTCGCTGCCCCTTTTCGAGATAGGACACACCGCGGCGGACATTATGCTGGATATGATCGAGAAGGACAGAAAGCCCGAGAGTCACGAGATCCTCCTCGGCTGCAGTATTGTGGAACGGGAATCGACCTCTCCCTGAGTTGTTCCGCCGGATCATTTTAAGTATATTTGCCGGACCATGAACACCTCCAAAAAAATTGCCATCCTGGGATGCGGAAAGCTCTCGGGGATTGTCGTGCATGCCCTGAACAGCGGACTCCTGCCGGAATACCGGATAGTCGGCCTACTATCAAAATCAAAAAACAGCGCGGAAAAGTTGGCGCAGCAGCTGCGCGGAGGAAACAGCGATTGCAGGGTCCGCGAAAATCAGGAGGAACTTTTTTCCCTCAACCCGGATTATATCATCGAGGCTGCATCCCCCGCCGCAATGAAGAATATAGCCCTTCCGGCCCTCAGACGGGGAATATCGATCATAAGCCTCTCAATCGGAGCCCTGGCGGACAGGAGCTTTTATGAAGAAGTTCGCAGAACAGCAGCAGAGAACAATGCAAAGGTGCATCTGGTCTCCGGTGCCATCGGAGGCTTCGATGTTCTGCGCACGGCTTCTCTGATGGGCCCCTGCAAGGCTTCCATTTCGACGGAAAAAGGTCCCGATTCCCTGAAGGGAACGGAGGTTTATTCTGATTCCCTGCACAAGGAAAGGCGCCGCGTCTTTTCCGGGAATGCGGTCCAGGCCATAGAGCTGTTTCCCACCAAGGTAAACGTGGCAGTCGCCGCTTCCCTGGCCTCCGTGGGACCCGAAAACATTGAGGTTTCGGTTACCTCCACCCCGGAGTACCTGGGGGACGATCACCGTATAGAGATATCAAATAGCCAGGTGCGGGCGGTAATCGACGTCTACAGCGAGACCGCGGAAATCGCCGGATGGAGCATCGTCAACACTCTGCACAACCTGGCCTCCCCCATCGTTTTTTAGGCGTTTTTGTTCAGATAGTCCTGTATATTCGCCAGGACCTTTTCGCTCAGCCGGTCGAAAGCCTGCATGGTCCGTCCGGTGGAAACCTGCACGCAGAATACGTTGGGATGGTCCAGAAAGCGGGGATCTCCTAGGGCCCCCAGGGTATCGCAGTAACAGCGGTTTTCCCCGTCTATCCAGCGGGAAAAGGGTTCCTCGTCCCAGGCGGGGGAAAGCCCTGTATTAAACAGGATTTTTTTGTTTCCCAGGGCGGAAAACTCCTCCTCATGCAGGAGCACGGTGTTTCTGTTCAGGCAGGCAAAGAGCACCTCGTTTTCCGACAGCAGATCCCGCAAGGGCAGAAAGCGGTAGCCCTTTTCTGCAGCAGCAGGTTTTTCACTGCGGGCAAAATAAGAGACCTCCGCGCCGAAAAAAGCCATGGCATCGGCGATCATGCCGCCGGATTTTCCAAGGCCGATAATGCCCGCTTTAAGTCCGGTAATCTCACGGGGCACTCCGCTCCAGGGTTTTGCAGGGCTGCCGTCCTTGTTTTCACCGAAGCCGTGGAAACAGCGGACCAGCTCGCTTACAACGTATTCCACAACCCCCTCGTCGCCGTAGTCCCGTATGCCGGTAACGGTTATACCCCGCTGACGGGCATAGCGGATATCGACGTTGGCGCTCTCCTCGGAATAAAGAGAACAACACATACCAATGTAGCTGACCGCCGGGCACTGCTCCAGGGCCGCGGCGTTCAACCGGGAGGTATAACTCAGAAGAACCGCGTCGGCATCCCCGATGCGTCGCGCGATTTCGTCATCATCGGTGGGGATATCGGGATACTGGATAATCTCTTGTGCGTAGTTCTTAAGCTCCTCCTCGGCAGAGGGTGTCAGGCTTACAGGTTCGATTGCCACCAGTTTCTTGAACATGGATGCCTCCGTACCGCATAACTCTACGGGTTTTTATTCTTCCTGTCGACCGGGACAAGGGTCCCCACTGATGGTTCATGCGTAGCACTTCGCCGATAGGTGATAGTGCAACACGAAGTTTTGCGAAGCAAACCGAAGTGTATGCGCAGAGGGGTAATTAACTGATTGCTTTTGCGTATGTGCTGGAACCGGACTTTTTATCATAGTAAGATTATGTGTTTTTTCTATCTTTGTTCTCTACCCTGCTTCACCCTGTTTTATGAGTGCAGCGCTTCTCCATTGTACCCAATATTATCAGTGTTCATTAGGGGTTTAGTTTTTCCCTTCGCAGGTTCATCGTCACGGGGGGAGTAGAGCTCCCCTTTTTTAGTCGGCTGCATAAAAGATTATAAAGGATGGGCCATGTGGCCCGTCCTTCTTGTTTTCTACTTGACGCAATGTCGCTTTTGTGCGACACTATCCTATGATTGCTCAGCCTATAAGAATTGTTATCTTTCAGGATCCTAAAAATAGCAAGGAACCTTTTGCTGAGTGGGTTTCCAGTATTGCTGGAACCGATCGTGCACGTATCTTCACTCGTTTGGATCGAGTTGAACAAGGAAATCTGGGCGATTATAAATCGCTTGGTGATAATCTCTTTGAATTGCGGTTTACCTTCGGACCTGGATACCGTGTTTATTTTGGGATGGAAGAGAAAAGCCTTATCCTGCTGCTTGCAGGCGGGTCAAAAAGTACACAGGACAGGGACATCAAGAAGGCACGCCAGTATTGGGATATTTACAGAAGGGAGAATTAGGATGCGAGAATATAGGAACTTTGTCAAAGATGTTGTAAAAGACTCAAACGAATCTTCGCTCTACCTGGAAGCAGCATTAGAAGAATATGAACACGATGGCAATCTGTCTGCTTTTCTTAAGGCCATACGTACAGTCGTCGATGCTCAAGGCGGCATGACTATTCTTGCTGAAAAAACTGAATTAAATCGTCAGCACCTTTATCGTTCTTTATCAGAAACTGGCAATCCCACTATCCGTACCTTAAATGCTGTTCTTCTTGCGCTTGGTTTAAAGCTAAGTATTCAGAAAGCGTCGTAATTAATTTATCTTGTTTTATTACGTATCGCCGAATGTATGATTATTGGAGCAGTCATTCCGGGGTACCGGGATGCAGTCGAGTAGCCCAGGGGGATTTCACCCCGAGGCTCTCACAGAACCGTACATGACAGTCTCCCATCATACGGCTCTTCATAATCAGCCAGTTCAACATAATTTCCATTCCCAGTAGGCCAAGAGTTTAGGATCCCGGCGTGCTATATTTGTTATGAACGCACGGGCTTTGCACCAACTCCTCTTTAATCGTTTGAACTTGTTCTTCGCCCATTTGATTAATGCCGTGTGAAACATCAGACAGATCGACTTCATTTCCGTTTTCCCAAACGCACCATAGTACAATAACCATCCCCGCAGCTTTGGGTTATAGTTCTCCACCAGCTGCGAAAGTGATCCCCTCGTTTGTGCGTGCACTCTCCAGCTTCGGATCGTGGCCCGTATTGATGCCGTAGCCTTACGGCTAACGGCAGGCGAGAAACTCACAAACATTTGACCATTACTATTCTTCACCTTGCGGGGCCTAAAGGTAAAACCGAGAAAATCAAATGATGTTTCCCGATATTCCCCTCGACGATTGTCATCCTTACAGTACACAATCTTGGTTTTCTCCGGATGAACGGTCAACAGACACGCTTGAAATCTCTTTGTGATTTCAGTCAGAAGCTCTTCTGCCTCTTCCCTGGTTCTGCAATGCACTACCAGGTGAGTGGCCCCGGGGAATCGCACCCCGAGGCTCTCGCAGAACCGGACTTGAACCTCTCGGCTCATCCGGCTCCCATTATCCAGCCGCTGGTCGAATCTTCCACACATGCCAATGGTGAAATAATTTTGCATCTCTTTTGGCGATGCTTCCAAGCCAATGGGTTGCTCGTCTTTGATGTCTTAGTTTCTTGAACTTCCGTCTGACCCATTTTACTAATGCCCGGTCAACATGTCTTAATACCGAGTACATCTCCGATTTGTAAAAGCGTCCGTAATACTGCATCCATCCCCGTATTACAGGATTGAACATCCTCGACAAATCTTCCAGGGATTTTTCATTCTTTAAGTGCATTCTCCAACCCCTGACGGTCTGTCTCATTGCTTTCTTTGCCTTGTTACTCACTGCGGGTGTAAAGTTGATAAAGTGCTTTCCATACCGATTTTTGGATCTTCTTGGACGGAATGTATACCCCAGAAAATCAAACGATGTATGCTCATACCTTTCTTTTCGATCATCATCTTTACAATAGACGATCTTGCTTTTCTCCGGGTGTATCTCCAGTTTGCATTCCTCAAACCGTTCTCTCAAGCTTTTGTACAGTTCTTCCGCAGCTTGCAGGTTTCTGCAGTGCACAACACCATCATCAGCGTAGCGGGTAAACGGCTTGTCCGGGTGGGTTCTATCCATCCACATGTCAAAAGCATAATGGAGAAACAGGTTTGCCAGAACAGGACTGATAACACCCCCTTGGGGAGTGCCTTTTGTCCGCTTTACTACTGTTCCATCAGCCTTCTGGAATGGTGCTTTAAGCCACCTCTCAATATAGAGTATCACCCAGGGGATGTCCGTATGCTTCCTTACTGCTTTCATCAGCAGGTCATGGTCAATGTTGTCAAACAAGCCCTTGATATCATACTCCAGCACCCAGTTATACCTCCAGCATCGTTCTCTCGTAACTGCCACCGCGTTAATTGCCGATTTTCCTGGCCTGTATCCATAAGAATCTTTATGGAAATGCGGTTCAACTTCCGGTTCAAAGTAGATCTTTGCGACCATCTGCGCCACTCGATCCGACACTGTCGGTACTCCCAACACTCGATTTCCGCCCTGCTTCTTGGGTATCTCCACTGCTTTCACGGCCGGGGGAAAATAGCTTCCCGATGACATCCGATTCCAAATCTTGTATAGGTTATTCTTCAGATCGGTTTCAAATGCATCAAGGCTCTCATTGTCTATACCAGCCTTCCCCTTATTCGCTTTTACTCGTTGAAATGCCTCCAGCACCGTGTGCCTGGATATCTCGTACGACTTTGCTTTGTCCATTGGCTCCTCCCTTTCGGTTGACCAGCTTCCAAAGCTGGATAATACAGCTTCTTCGCTCCACTCCCATTACAGAAGCTTCAGCACTACAAGCTGTTCCGCCCCTATACTCCGCATTGGTACTCTCACTCTTGTGGGGCTTCCACTTGATTTTCTCCCTTCTCATCGGAGTCGTAGGTTCCCAAGTTCTCAACTGAAGCCTGTACCACGTTCACGCCATCTCCATGCCGGCCACCGTCTGATCAGTAAGCAGGTTCCTTCCAGACTTATCCCGGGCTAACGACTACTTCCCGGTTTTGATGACATCCCTACGCTTTCGACACTTTATCAATGGTTCACGGGTGTTCGTCTCCATTGGTACATACCTGACAGAGTCTTGCTCTGCCTTTTTCCATAACGCTCACTACCATGGCTTTTGGCCACAGCAGCTTATGGTGGTTTGAAGCCTTCACCTGCATGCCGGCTCCGAGGGGCCCTCCCTCATCTTCAGTTAAACATGACAGTTCCTCCTTTCGGCGAATTGCTGTCTTCTTGGCGCACCATCATCCGCATACCGTGCAAATGGGTTCGTTGTATGATTACGCTTCATCCATTCGTCAAACACATAATGCAGAAACAGATTTGCCAACAACGGACTGATTACGCCCCCCTGCGGAGTACCAACCTTCCGTTCAATGACTGTGCCGTCTTCCCTTACCGCCGGTGCTTTTAGCCAACGCTCAATGTAAAGCACAACCCAACTTGGCACAGCATGATGCCTCACCGCCTTTAGTAACAGCTCATGATCAATGGTGTCGAAAAAGCCCTTGATGTCCACATCAATGACCCACGAGTACTTCCAACACCGCTTCCGGGTTATCGCTACTGCCTGATGGGCCGATTTGTTCGGCCGGTATCCATAGGAATCAGGATGAAACAATGGTTCAAGAATCGGTTCAAGATAGCGTTTCGCTGTCATTTGTGCGACACGATCCAGGACCGTCGGGATGCCCAACGGTCGCAATCCGCCTCCTTTCTTGGGTATGTCCACCCGCCGGACGGCTTCCGGGAAGTAACTGCCGGATGACATCCTGTTCCAGAGCTTGTACATAAGGTCCCGTTCCCGGTCTCTCATGCCCTCCAGCGTCATTCCGTCAACTCCTGCGGCTCCCCCATTTTTCCATACCAGCTGATACGCATCCCATAGCTCGCGCTTTGAGATGCTGTATGGCTTTGTCTGTTCCAATAACTCCTCCCGTTTCCGGTTGATCACCGGTTCAGACTGATTATGTCAGCCCCTTCGCTCCATACCTATTACGGGTACTTCAGCGCTATTACAGGCTGATCCGCCCCTGTATCGTGCATCGGTACTTTCATACTACGGTGGGGCTTCCACCTCGTATTTTTCCCTTGCCATCACAACACAGGTTCCCACGTTCCACCGCATAGCCTGCCTTTGGCTCGCGCCGTCTTTATACCGGAGACCATATGCACAGTAATCAGGTTCCCTGCGTACTCATCATGACGTATTGAGCGTCCATCATTTTTGATCTCTTCCGTGACCTTTCGATACCTCTTCGACGGTTCACTTGCGTTCGCCTTCCAAAGACTCACCTGACAGGTTTGTCCTGCCTTTTCCATCAACGCTCACCACCCCGGCTCTTTACCGGAGCAGCTTGTGGCGGTTTGAAACCAGCTCCTGAAAGCCGATTCCGAGGGACCTTCCCTCATCTATGCAGTAGTTGCGAATTCACCTCTTTTTAATTTCTATATTTCAAGGTGCCTTCTCGTGGCACACGCTCAATTCGGTCATTCGGGAACAATAAAGATTCCTGTATAATTTGATCCATCTATTCCAAAATAAAGAGCATGCTCAATCCGTATTGAGGTATTATTTTGAACAATTATTCTCTCATAATCATTTTTATTCATAATTTGTATTAGAAACATCTTCTGATCTTGAGGGGCTCCAACATCTTTAGAATCAATAGGGGATATTACTACATTTTTTATAGGATTATTACTGACCCATATAACAGAGTCCTTTGTCTTTTTAGGTTTAAATACCTGATTTTCCAGCGATACCTCTTCATATTCGTATGAACGATTTTCTAGATAAACAATATATCCGGAGTACTCATTTCCACTCATACTCACCGTCATAGAATCTCTTTCTTCATCGACAACAATATAGATCTGTCCAACCTCTTGCGTCATATCAGAACTATACAAAACTGGCGAAGCTTTTG from Marispirochaeta sp. encodes the following:
- a CDS encoding beta-L-arabinofuranosidase domain-containing protein is translated as MQKGYRPLGHNRVEITDPLFGHYVNMIAEKVLPYQWNILNDRIEGTERSHCLANFRIVAGEMDGEFYGAVFQDSDVYKWLEAVSYSIESGKGSAFVPLAEEAIDLIIRAQQPDGYLNTYYTLVEPRKRWSNLREGHELYCAGYLIGAAVAYFNATGSKKLLNAAIRFADLISDTFGPGREQIHGYPGHQEIELALIRLYRVTQDPRYLETARYFIHQRGREPNYFIQELNQNQNTGIFPELDDFDLKYAQAHMPPVEQRSIEGHAVRAIYMCAAMADLARECDDTELAEASLALWKSVTEKRMFITGGIGSSGFLERFTTDYDLPNGSAYCETCASVGLMMFGQRMAALSSDASFYDAVEKALYNTVLAGISADGLRYFYVNPLEVWPEICLPYSSMAHVKPVRQQWFSVACCPTNVARTLASLGQYIYAEDEGTLCIHQFISSRAEYQGGQRPVRISMEADIVHRGTVRISSDGPVNLRIRVPSYAENPAFRVDGKVCEPEIRNSYALIDLETPGEILMDLHIAPRWVAASDRVRVNAGKTALMLGPFVYCLEEADNGDNLASFALAPDIEVRRGESLSSLPGALPKLEYPGFRFSSGVGSLYGSPNFTLGETSITAVPYCLWCNRTPGEMLVWQKQRL
- the ltrA gene encoding group II intron reverse transcriptase/maturase; this encodes MEQTKPYSISKRELWDAYQLVWKNGGAAGVDGMTLEGMRDRERDLMYKLWNRMSSGSYFPEAVRRVDIPKKGGGLRPLGIPTVLDRVAQMTAKRYLEPILEPLFHPDSYGYRPNKSAHQAVAITRKRCWKYSWVIDVDIKGFFDTIDHELLLKAVRHHAVPSWVVLYIERWLKAPAVREDGTVIERKVGTPQGGVISPLLANLFLHYVFDEWMKRNHTTNPFARYADDGAPRRQQFAERRNCHV
- a CDS encoding LacI family DNA-binding transcriptional regulator → MATIREIADCAEVSIATVSKVLNGLPGVSRETQDTVMAAAKRLKYRPNLNARNLKMGMSRTLGIIAEDLTVFNTPGIVDGIGVCCDTRNYHYILGNLRFNKRFHHDPGYGKEKTELVMDMMDEMLSKQVDGILYIGCHSHIVAPVSEQKETRFVCAYCFSEDPNIPAVNYDDREAARKVAELLISKGHRKIGIIAGPKDSFHTNNRLLGFQEALYEKNIPYNPHLTRYGDWERDQGFANAPSLLAEGVTAIFTQNDLMAMGVIDYCNQNGIEVGKNLALIGFDDREIASVCRPSLSSVSLPLFEIGHTAADIMLDMIEKDRKPESHEILLGCSIVERESTSP
- a CDS encoding addiction module antidote protein, which encodes MREYRNFVKDVVKDSNESSLYLEAALEEYEHDGNLSAFLKAIRTVVDAQGGMTILAEKTELNRQHLYRSLSETGNPTIRTLNAVLLALGLKLSIQKAS
- a CDS encoding NAD(P)-dependent oxidoreductase, with amino-acid sequence MFKKLVAIEPVSLTPSAEEELKNYAQEIIQYPDIPTDDDEIARRIGDADAVLLSYTSRLNAAALEQCPAVSYIGMCCSLYSEESANVDIRYARQRGITVTGIRDYGDEGVVEYVVSELVRCFHGFGENKDGSPAKPWSGVPREITGLKAGIIGLGKSGGMIADAMAFFGAEVSYFARSEKPAAAEKGYRFLPLRDLLSENEVLFACLNRNTVLLHEEEFSALGNKKILFNTGLSPAWDEEPFSRWIDGENRCYCDTLGALGDPRFLDHPNVFCVQVSTGRTMQAFDRLSEKVLANIQDYLNKNA
- a CDS encoding aspartate dehydrogenase domain-containing protein; protein product: MNTSKKIAILGCGKLSGIVVHALNSGLLPEYRIVGLLSKSKNSAEKLAQQLRGGNSDCRVRENQEELFSLNPDYIIEAASPAAMKNIALPALRRGISIISLSIGALADRSFYEEVRRTAAENNAKVHLVSGAIGGFDVLRTASLMGPCKASISTEKGPDSLKGTEVYSDSLHKERRRVFSGNAVQAIELFPTKVNVAVAASLASVGPENIEVSVTSTPEYLGDDHRIEISNSQVRAVIDVYSETAEIAGWSIVNTLHNLASPIVF
- a CDS encoding sugar ABC transporter substrate-binding protein, with translation MMKKGLSALFLFCLIMVPLALAGGSQDAAQADGKVPITYSYWGTPDEGEAVQGVADTFNAGQDRIEVEIMSIPHDTYVTKLNTLATARSLPDCGIMNEAGVLQFAENGLLADVSGMYGSGDSKPLESITFKYEGKPVAYSAANEILVLYYNKDMFDAAGVEYPPVSAENAWTWDEFVDTAKLLTLDADGNNAKSPAFDPMNIVQYGCMVENLTWQLEVWCLSNGSGFYSKDGSSVSINRPAAVEAIQKIADLHLVHKVAPLSAGLSDDGVQRSLIAGTCAMTTNGAWNVGTCLASAREEGLNYGVAVLPYMKEKVTICTGGPNVVFSQSENPGEAMDWVKWYSREENSWALIEAGIWMPVLEKWYTDEDLIRKWIDNPNFPPYEEYKPAVVDYAREYSRSTAWYYVNNTVDFNTLLGSLLGDVWTGAKTAEEAIDDGYTSLVAAFRGDG
- a CDS encoding type II toxin-antitoxin system RelE/ParE family toxin, producing the protein MIAQPIRIVIFQDPKNSKEPFAEWVSSIAGTDRARIFTRLDRVEQGNLGDYKSLGDNLFELRFTFGPGYRVYFGMEEKSLILLLAGGSKSTQDRDIKKARQYWDIYRREN
- the ltrA gene encoding group II intron reverse transcriptase/maturase — translated: MDKAKSYEISRHTVLEAFQRVKANKGKAGIDNESLDAFETDLKNNLYKIWNRMSSGSYFPPAVKAVEIPKKQGGNRVLGVPTVSDRVAQMVAKIYFEPEVEPHFHKDSYGYRPGKSAINAVAVTRERCWRYNWVLEYDIKGLFDNIDHDLLMKAVRKHTDIPWVILYIERWLKAPFQKADGTVVKRTKGTPQGGVISPVLANLFLHYAFDMWMDRTHPDKPFTRYADDGVVHCRNLQAAEELYKSLRERFEECKLEIHPEKSKIVYCKDDDRKERYEHTSFDFLGYTFRPRRSKNRYGKHFINFTPAVSNKAKKAMRQTVRGWRMHLKNEKSLEDLSRMFNPVIRGWMQYYGRFYKSEMYSVLRHVDRALVKWVRRKFKKLRHQRRATHWLGSIAKRDAKLFHHWHVWKIRPAAG